Within the Acidipropionibacterium acidipropionici genome, the region CAACCCCGTGGTGGACCAGCACATCATCCTGGCGCTGGTGGCGATCATCGTGCCGCTGACCCGGGCCGGCGACACCTGGGGGTTGGGGCGCTGGTGGCGGTCCCTGCCGCTGGTGAAGCGCAACCCCTGGCTCATCTGAGTCGTCCCGAGTCCCATGGGACAGTCGGATCAGTATCGGGGAGCGCCGGGCACCGCCAGCACGCCGCCGGCCAGGCTGCGCAGTCGGGTGCCGGCGGGGGCTCCAGCGCTCAACAGTCGCACCGCCTCGGCCGAGCGGACCCCGGCCTTGCAGTAGACGACCACCTCTGCGGGGGCATTCCCGGCGGGATCGGCCACGGCGTCGGCCACCGCCGACCAGCCCCCCTCGCGGATCCGGCCCAGCGGAACCCAGCGGTCGTCGGGGATCGAGACGATGCCGCGTTCCCAGTCCTCCCGGACGTCGAGCACGACGGGCGCCCCCTCCCCGGATCGCTCGGAGGCCAGATCATCGATGCTCACCTCGACAACCGGCGTCTCCACCTCGCAGGAGAAGGCGTAGTCCGAGGCCAGTTCGGTGACCTTCTCCCGATCGGGATCGATGGCCAGCTGCAGGAAGGTGTAGCCGGCGGCCAGGGCGTCGTAGATCATGAGCCGGCCCACCAGGGGCTCGCCGATGCCGCAGATGATCTTGACGGCCTCGGTGGCCATCGCTGATCCGATCGTGCCGCACAGCACCCCGAGCACGCCGCCCTCGGCGCAGTTGGGCACCGAGTCGGCGTCCGGGATGTCGGGGAACAGGTCGCGCAGCATCGGGCCCTGGCCGGGCCAGAAGACCGACACCTGACCCTCGAAGCGGAAGATCGTGCCCCAGACCAGGGGCGTCCCGGTGATCTCGGCGGCGTCGTTGGACAGGTACCGGGTGGCGAAGTTGTCCGAGCCGTCGATCACCAGATCGTGGGAGGCGAAGAGCTCCAGGGCGTTGCTCTCGTCCAGCCTCCCGACGATCGGGGTGACCTGGGACGCCGAGTCGAGGCGAAGGGCGGCGTCGCGGGCGGACTCGGCCTTGGGCCGGCCCAGATCGGCCTGGCGGTGGAGCACCTGGCGCTGCAGGTTGGAACTCTCGACGACGTCGTCGTCAATGACCGTGATCCGGCCCACTCCGGCTGCCACGAGATACTGCAGCACCGGGGCGCCCAGCCCCCCGGCGCCGACGACGAGCACTCTGGCGGCCGCCAGGCGTCGCTGGCCGTCCTCACCGAATCCCGGCAGCGACAGGTGCCGCGAGTAGCGGGCGGTCTGCGCCGCGTTCAGCGCCGGCCCCGGGTTCACCAGCGGCTTCATGATGCGGTGACCAGGCCCTCGGTCGGCGAGGAGGCCACGGCGAGGCTGCGCTTCGGGATGCGCCCGGCCGAGCGCGCCAGGTGTCCGGCCTCGACGCCGAGTCTGAAGGCTTGCGCCATGGCGACCGGGTCGGCGGCCATGTTGATGGCCGACGCCGCGAGCACGGCGTCGCAGCCCAGTTCCATCGCCAGGCAGGCGTCCGATGCGGTGCCCTGGCCGGCGTCCAGCACGATCGGGACGTTCGCGCGAGAGGTGATGAGTTCGATGTTGTGGGGGTTGAGGATGCCCAGGCCGGTGCCGATCGGGGAGCCTCCGGGCATCACCGCGACGACGCCGAGATCCTCCAGGCGACGCGCCAGGACGGGATCGTCGTTGGTATAGGCAAAGACCTTGAATCCCTTGCCGACAAGGGTCTTCGCGGCGTCGAGGAGTTCGGGGGCGTCGGGCAGGATGGTGCCGTCGCCGACCACCACCTCCAGCTTGATCCAGTCGGTCTCCAAGGCCTCGCGGGCCAGTTCGGCGGTGAGGACGGCGTCGGCCGCGGTGTTGCAGCCGGCGGTGTTGGGCAGGAAGCGCTGCCCGAGCCTCTCGAGCATCGGGAAGAGCTGGTCCCCCTCGCCGGGCTTGAGCTTGCGCATGGCCACGGTGGCCAGGGTGGAGCCGGAGGCCTCGATGGCTTTGGCGAGGATGTCGTGGTCGGCGGCGTGGCCGGTGCCCATGATGAGCCGTGAGCCCAGCGTGACGCCATCAATTGTCAGTGATTCTTTGCTCAGTGAATTGTCAGTCATGATTGCCTCTTCGAGTTGAGGTCAGCCGCCCTGAACGGCGGTGACGATGTCGACGTTCTGCCCGGGAGCCAGTTCGGTGGCCTGCCATCTGCTCCGCGGCACGACGGCCTTGTCGAGGGCCACCGCGATTCCGAGCCGTCCACCATCGGTGGGGCGGCCGTCGGGGCCCAGGGGCCGGCCGATCCGTGCGGCCACCAGGTCCAGGACGGTCTCTCCCGGGTGTGACTGGTAGCTCTCGCCGTTGACTGTCAGCATGATCGCGTCATCGCTCCTTTCCTCCGGCGGCATTACCCGCATCAGGTGTGACGGTCGGCTGTCGCCCTCTCAGCCCCGGTGGGGCTCCCGTAGGTCTCGAATTGTACGCACATCCGCCGGCGACGCCGCACAGAGGTCCGTGGGCGGGACACCAGGGTTGGGGCCGGCCCGATAATGGGCCGCATGACCTCATGGGACACCGCGGGATCCGAGGATGAATTCGCGCTCATCGGCCAGGCCGCCGAAGAGCTCGGCCTGGCGGCACCGCCTGTCATCCGCGTGGGCGACGCCGTCTCGGCCCTGGTGTGGGGGGACGGTCCGGCGCAGGTGGTGCTGCTGCACGGCATGGCGCTCAATGCCCACACCTGGGACACCACCCTGCTGCACTGGTCGGCCATGGGTGACGCGGCGCAGCGCGAGGCTGCAGGGCAGGGCGTCAATGTGGTGGCGGTGGATCTTCCCGGCCACGGGGACTCGGCCTGGCGCGAGGATAGCGACTACTCCCCCGCGACTCTGGCCGGCGCGCTGAGCCCCTTCCTCGATCAGTTGCTGGACGACGGCGTCCTGGCCGGGCCGCTGACCCTGGTCGGCCACTCCCTGGGCGGCCTGACGGCGATCGATCTGGCCGCCGGGCGGGACGACGTCGCCCATGTCATCACCCTTGATTCGCTGCCCGGTCTCGTGGAGTCCGGGCAGGGGGCCGGGGACTTCATGGAGAAGCTGCGGGCGATGGTGGGCGGGCCGACGGTCTTCGCCTCCCGAGACCAGATCGTCGCCCAGGCCCTGGCCCTGGGATTCGGCGGGAAGTCCGAGGCGGCGGTGCGCCGCGGCGTCATCCACAACACCCGGGTGCGCGCGGACGGACAGGTCGAATGGAAGCATCACATCGCCCGGCTGGGAGTCGACGACCTCGTCTCGACCCTCGGCGATCCGGCTGCGGGCTGGGAGCGCCTCGCCTCGCTGGCGTCCGCCCTCGACGTCATCACCGCCAGCAACGGCGTCATCTCCCCCGCCCAGCTGGACAAGCTCAGGCAGATCCGGCCGGGGTCGCGGATCATCACCCTGGACTCCGGCCACAACCTCCAGGAGGACGCCCCGCAGGGCCTGGCCGATGCCCTGGCCCGCCTGACCTGAGGACGGTGCCGCCCTCGCGGATCCGGCCGTGAATCCTGACAGAAGGTTGAGAATTTCTTAGCCTGCTCTTACTCTCGGGTGGCGACGGGTCGTGACGCGACCCACCGTCCGGAAGGAAACCGCAGATGGCAAGCACCAACACCGCGAATTCAACGAAGTCGTTCCGTCGTGTCGCCGCCCTGGGCGCCGCCGCCGGGATCGCCGTCATGGGCTCGGTCGCCCAGCAGGCGCACGCCGCTCCCGTCTCCCAGAAGGCTCCGGCCCAGGTGTCCCACGCGGCCCAGGCGCCCAAGGCCCAGCACGCCTCGAGCCCCTCGAAGGCCCCGCAGACCAGGACCCATGTCTGGGCCACCACCAACGTCAACGTCCGCTCGGGCGCCGGCACCGATCACTCCCGCATCGGGCTGCTGCGCACCGGGCACTACACCACTCAGCTCGAGCCCTCCGAGAACGGCTGGACGAAGGTCCGTTACCACGGCCAGGTGGGCTACATCTACACCCAGTACCTCAGCCACTCCGCCACCAGCGCGGGCAGCTCCACCGGGAGCAGCGGCAGCTCCAGCAGCTACACCCCGCGCCACTCCGCCGGCTCCAGCTCCTCGAGCTCTTCCAGTGAGAGCCGGAGCTCCACCCCCCGGCGTTCGGCGGAGTCCACCTACTCGTCCGGCTCCTCGTCGAGCTCCACCGGTGGCGGCGGCACCTGCCAGGCCTCCTTCTACGGCGAGGGCAGCCAGACCGCCTCGGGGGAGTCCTTCGACTCCTCGGCCATGACCGCGGCCAGCAAGACCTACGCCTTCGGCACCAAGCTCAAGGTGACCAACCAGGCCAACGGGAAGTCCGTCGTCGTGCGGATCAACGACCGCGGGCCCTACGTCTCCGGCCGCTGCCTCGACCTGTCCACCGGAGCCTTCTCCCAGATCTCCAGCACGGGCGCCGGAGTGGCCACGGTGAGCTACCAGGTCGTCAGCTGACCCGAGCGAGCGGGTCGGCGACATCCTGAACGGCCCGCCCTCCGCCCCGGCACCGCCGTCGGGCGGGGTCAGCGGGCCAGGCCGCCGACAAGACCCGCGCATCGCCCGAACCTCGGAGGAGGGTTCGGGCGACGCGCCGTATGGAGGCACTGACCGGATTCGAACCGGTGTTCACGGATTTGCAGTCCGTTGCCTAACCACTCGGCCACAGCGCCATGTCTATCGGGTTACACAGGGTCAGGGGTCTACCCCTTCGCCGTCAGGGCTTCTAGGCTGGAACCACAGCGCAGGGCACGCCGCGGCCGGGGGCCGATTCCCCGGCGAACGGGGAAAGGAACCCGAAATGGAAATGATGGAGATGATGAAGTCCACGTCCATGGCTGATATGCCCATGGACATGGACATGATGAACGAGTGCATGGAGTCCATGAACTCGTGTTCGACCGCCTGCACGATGTGCGCCTCGGCCTGCACCGGCGAGGGAATGGCCGCCTGCTGCGACATGTGCATGGACATGGCCGAGATGGCCGACTGCTGCATGCGGATGATGATGCGTCCCGCCGGATGCGACACCGACGCCATGATGCAGATGATGAAGACCTGCATGATGATGGGCAAGGCCTGCTCCGCCGAGTGCATGAAGCACGCGGACATGATGGACATGTGCCGCTACTGCGCCATGGCGTGCGACGCCATGTGCGCCCAGTGCGACGCCATGATGGCGAAGATGGCTCACTGATCTGAGTCCCAGGTGAGCCTGGCGGTGGTCTGCACGGCACCGGTCAGGATCTCGGCGACCGGGTGATAGGCGACGGGCTCCCCCACTGAGGGGATGCCCTCGGCGTCGCTCACCTGAAGCTCCAGGACCGTGTCGTCGAGGAGGCGGATGCGAACCGTCTCCTCGACGGCCGATTCGACGATGCCGTCGCGCCAGGCGGACGGGCTTCCGGCGGCGATGCGGACCTGGATGGAAAGAACATTGAGTGTGCGGGGGAGCCTCATGGCTGCCACCTTCCTGCGAGCCGGGGATGGTCTCGGCACAGGGGTCTCCAGCGGTTCTCTGTGAGTTCCACTCTGATCCGACTGGATGCAGGGGTGTTCCTGGCATCAATTCGTGGTGATCCGGCGGGAACGCGCTGAATCCCTGAACCGGCCGCAATGGCGTTCATGAACAGAGCTGTTCAGAAACCTCTGCGGTCTTGGGTCTGGGAATGCGTCAGCACATTCGACAACAGGGCATGGTGATCCGCGCCATCGCGGTCATCGTGTGCGCCTGCTGGTCTGCCATGGCGCAGAACATACACGATGGGTCGGCCGTCCTCAAACGATCGTCCCGAACTCTGGACGTCTGCCTCACAGGACGTCGAGGCGGCCGCACTGTCGCATCTGCCAGACCCGCGATACACTGAATCAGTACGATGACACTGATTCAGGAGGTGGTCGGCATGAGCACAGCAGAGGTAGGCACCGCGATCGAGCAGGCTCTCCGGGCGTCCGGGCTGTCACAGCGCGCACTTGCCGCCGCAACCGGCATCTCACAGTCGACGCTGTCGCGGATCATCTCCGGGGAGCGGCGTGCGAAGATGCCGGAGCTGATCAGGATCGCGGACGCCACCGGGTACACCGTGGGACAGCTCGCCGGAACTGCGACGGCCGACAGGATGCAGTACGCAGCCCGGGCCACCAACGGCTCGACGATGAACGAGATGAGAGCTCAGCTCCTCCACTTCATGGAGATCGACGCCTATCTCGACGATCAGGCCGTGCCTGAGCCCCGGTGAAAGGAACTCATAACTCATGGGAGCCGAGAACGAGGGACGAACTCGGGCGGACGCATTCCGCGACGCATATCACCTGGGCGATCAACCGCTGGGGGATCTCGTCGCCCTCATCGAGCAGACCGTCAGATGTGACGTGGCAGTGCTGGACACGACCGAGCAGGACGAGCATGGACTGTCCATGCGCGATCCCGCCCGCCACATCGTGTTCATCGGTATCGCACGTACCCGAAATCCCATGCGCCAGCGCAGCACCCTCGCCCACGAGCTGGCACACGTCCTGTTCGAGGACTGGGACGCCTCCCAGGGCGAGGAGCTCAGCCATCGCAGCGTTCGGGAGATACGAGCGGATGCATTCGCCCGCCATCTCCTGATCCCCAGAGCTGGCGTACGGAATTTCATCGGCGAGGCGCGACCCCTCACCGAGGGTGATCTCTCATCACTTGTCCAAAGGTTTCTCGTCTCTCCAGCAATCGCCTCTATCGCGCTTCAAGATTGCGGGTATATTTCGGATGACCAGAAATCGACGTGGCTTTCGATTTCTACCGGGCAGCTGGCGCGCAGGTATGGCTGGGTCGATCAGTACGAGGCGATGCAGGACGAATCCGATCGGAGCAGGCCACCGCAGAGGCTCCTTGCGCGGGCAGTCAGCGGATATGAGGAGGGGGTGCTGTCCGCTCAAGCCGTGGCAACTCTGCGCGGCGTCTCGCTCGAAGCCGCGCAGGACTATCTCGACCGGACTTCCAGCGGCCCACGCGCTCCGGAGGTTCCCTCCATGGCCGCAGAGGACCTGCCGCCTGTCGACACCGACCTGAGCGCCCTGGATGATGACGCACCGGAGGGGCGCACCCCATGACAGGTCGGCCGATCATGGACGCCGGCCCCGGGATCAATTTCTTCTCGATCCATAAAGAACGTCTCCTCTTCGCGACACTGGGAGCGCTGAGCATTCCCGAGACAGTGCGGGAAGAAATCCAAAGGAAGTCAAAACACGACCATAGGTTTTCGGCGGCTTCGGGCGTCTTGGCCAAGGCCCCTGAGTCACTCCTGAATATTCTCTCAGATGACGTCACTGATGAGCTGGCAGGCGCAGTGGAGCGCATATGTCGCATCCCGTTCCATCAACGACTCCTACAGTCGAAGGATCTGGGAGAGACCATGGTGGTCGCTCATGCAGCCATCGCCGCGGAGACCGGGGAGAACGTCATCGTGCTCATCGATGACGGTGGAGGTAGGCGCCTCGCCGCTTCGGAAGCCAGACGCCTCGACCGTATGCGTCACGCAGGCAAGCAGGTCGGAACAATAAGCCTGATAGGCACCGTGACCGTGCTCGAGCGAGCTGCAGGCGGGGCCCACCTTCCAGACCGGGCGGCTCTTCGTACGCTCTATCAACGCCTACGGGGTCTTGACGACGGCGTTCCACCCCTGGCGAGCACCAACCTCATGGACCTCTCTTGTTGGAGCCGGCAGAAGTAGCGTGACTCGTCTCTCACAGAACGTCGAGCGGGACCGGGGAGGGCGGGACGCCGAAGGCGGCGTCCAAGGTGGCCAAGTCCTCCTCGGAGAGGGTGAGGTCCCCGGCCAGGGCGTTCTCCTGGGCATGGGCCGGCGATCCCGTCCTTGGGATGGCGATGACGTCACCGGAGCGGATGGTCCAGGCCAGCGCCACCTGGGCGGGACTGGCGTCGTACCCGGCTGCGACCCTGGTGAGGGCGTCGAGGCCGGCGCCATGGCGAAGCAGCCGGGCCTGCTCGATGGGAGAGTAGGCCATCACGGGAATGCCGTGCTTCTGGAGAAGCGGGAAGAGGTCGAGCTCGGGGCCTCGGCGGGTGAGGTTGTAGAGCACCTGGTCGGTGGCGCACCCCGGCCCGCCGGTCTCGGCGAGCAGGTCGGAGATGTCCTCGGGGTCGAAGTTGGAGACTCCCCAGGCCCCGACCGACCCGTTGCGCATCAGGTCGTCCATCCCCTCGATCACCTCGTCGAGCCACACCTCGTCCAGCCTCCAGTGCAGCAGGAACAGGTCGATGTGCTCGGTTCCGAGGCGCTCCAGGGAGCGCTCGCAGGCCGCGGCGACCCCCTCCCGGGAGGCGTGGGTGGGCAGCACCTTGTCGACGATGAAGATCTCGTCGCGCACGTCGCCCAGGGCATCGCCGACGACGGTCTCGGCGGCGCCGTCCCCGTACATCTCGGCAGTGTCCACCAGAGTCATGCCTGCGTCGAACCCGGCCCTCAGGGCCTTGATCTCCTCCTCACGGGGAGCCCTGCCCTCGCCGAGATACCAGGTGCCCTGGCCCAGTGCGGGCAGTTCCTTGCCGGCCATCGTCACGGTGCGCATCGGTCCTCCTGGATCGTCGGGGTGACGTCGTCATCCACGATAGGCGCCGCCCGACATGCCTCCCTTCCCTCGACGTCATCCAAAGTTGGCGGCGGCAGTGGAATACCGCTGCCGCCGCCAGTTCTGCCTGCCTTCGAGGATGGGCGACGCCGGGGCCCCGACGTCGTCACCACTTTGCTCAGCCCCACATGCCCAGGGCGAACTCCGCGACGATCACAGAGAAGATGTAGGACGAGGCGATGGCCACGATCCCCACCGGGATGATCTTCCAGCCGATGGCCTTGAGAGCCGGGATGTCCTTGCCCAGGCTCAGCCCGGCGATGGTCAGCACCAGGGTGCAGATGGCCAGGAAGGGCACCGACTGGGTGGTGGAGACGACGACGTCGGCGATCGGCGAGATCGGCGTCGTGATGAGTGCGCCGAGGGTCACCGTCAGCAGCATCGCGCTGATCTTCCCGTGGGTCAGCTTCGAGATCCAGATCGAGAATCCGACCAGGGCCGAGAGGATGACGAAGCACCACACGAAGTTCATCGAGAAGGATCTGGTGTTGATGGTCGCCACGACAATTCCGATGACGCTGACCGACCCCAGGGTCAGCCACGTCGGAACGGCCACATGAGGGACGTCCAAGGAGGTCATCCTCACAGCCGAGGTGGTGTCGACCTGAGCCTTGCGCCGGGTGAGCAGCTTGTAGAGCTTGTCGGCCAGCGGCAGCGCCACCCACATCCCGACGTAGACGCCCAGCACCGTGGTGATGAGGTTCGAGGTGGCTGCCATGGCGGTGACCTCGCTGGCCACCTCGGGATGGGCGGACGCCACCGCACCGGTGGCCGCGGCCATCATCGAACCGGATCCCACCCCCGAGCCCATCGCAAGGGCGAGGGGGTCGAAGATCTTCAGCGACGAGCTCACCGAGGCGATGATGCCCACCGTCACCGCCCCGAAGAGGGTGCCGAAGGCGTACATGGACAGCACACCGCGGTACTGCGGGGAGTCGGTGCCGTACTTCTCGGAGACCATCGCGAAGGATCCCTCGCGGTCGATGGAGAAGGTCGCTCCGACGGTGGCCGGGCCCATCCTCAGCAGCACCGCCAGGGGCAGCGCGAGCACCAGAGTGCCGAGCAGGTGGCCGAGCTCCTGGAGCAGAAGGGCCGGTCCGGCGTTGAACAGCACCATGGTGTTCGGACCGATGGTGAAGGAGAGATGCGCCAGCAGCACCAGCACCATGACGGTCATCATCGCGTTGGCGACGGCCTGAATGTCCAGGCCGAGGGGCTTCCACTTCTGCGACGAGATGACGCCCGCCATGATGAGCCCCCACACCATGGGGAGGATCACGATGTCGGCCACCCCTGCGGGGATGACGACCTTGCCGATCAGTTCGGCGATCGCCGCCACCAGCACGGTGAAGCCGATGACGATCCAGAGCTGGCGGGAACGCAGTGTCATCCGCAGCACTTCGGGGACTGACGCCGGGGCGGCGTCGACGTTGGGCTCTGGGGCGCTCTCGGGCGCCTCGAGGATCTCTGCCATGGGGGTCTCCAGGGTCGAAACGGGGTGGGCCGGGGACGGGTGGGTGGATGCGACTCAGATCGAGCGGTGCCGAACGCGACTCAGATCGAGCGGTGCCGAACGCGACTCAGATCGAGCGGTGCCGAACGCGACTCAGATCGAGTCGACGGTGG harbors:
- a CDS encoding thiazole synthase is translated as MTDNSLSKESLTIDGVTLGSRLIMGTGHAADHDILAKAIEASGSTLATVAMRKLKPGEGDQLFPMLERLGQRFLPNTAGCNTAADAVLTAELAREALETDWIKLEVVVGDGTILPDAPELLDAAKTLVGKGFKVFAYTNDDPVLARRLEDLGVVAVMPGGSPIGTGLGILNPHNIELITSRANVPIVLDAGQGTASDACLAMELGCDAVLAASAINMAADPVAMAQAFRLGVEAGHLARSAGRIPKRSLAVASSPTEGLVTAS
- a CDS encoding septal ring lytic transglycosylase RlpA family protein; translation: MASTNTANSTKSFRRVAALGAAAGIAVMGSVAQQAHAAPVSQKAPAQVSHAAQAPKAQHASSPSKAPQTRTHVWATTNVNVRSGAGTDHSRIGLLRTGHYTTQLEPSENGWTKVRYHGQVGYIYTQYLSHSATSAGSSTGSSGSSSSYTPRHSAGSSSSSSSSESRSSTPRRSAESTYSSGSSSSSTGGGGTCQASFYGEGSQTASGESFDSSAMTAASKTYAFGTKLKVTNQANGKSVVVRINDRGPYVSGRCLDLSTGAFSQISSTGAGVATVSYQVVS
- the thiS gene encoding sulfur carrier protein ThiS, with amino-acid sequence MLTVNGESYQSHPGETVLDLVAARIGRPLGPDGRPTDGGRLGIAVALDKAVVPRSRWQATELAPGQNVDIVTAVQGG
- a CDS encoding helix-turn-helix domain-containing protein, whose protein sequence is MSTAEVGTAIEQALRASGLSQRALAAATGISQSTLSRIISGERRAKMPELIRIADATGYTVGQLAGTATADRMQYAARATNGSTMNEMRAQLLHFMEIDAYLDDQAVPEPR
- a CDS encoding ImmA/IrrE family metallo-endopeptidase, yielding MGAENEGRTRADAFRDAYHLGDQPLGDLVALIEQTVRCDVAVLDTTEQDEHGLSMRDPARHIVFIGIARTRNPMRQRSTLAHELAHVLFEDWDASQGEELSHRSVREIRADAFARHLLIPRAGVRNFIGEARPLTEGDLSSLVQRFLVSPAIASIALQDCGYISDDQKSTWLSISTGQLARRYGWVDQYEAMQDESDRSRPPQRLLARAVSGYEEGVLSAQAVATLRGVSLEAAQDYLDRTSSGPRAPEVPSMAAEDLPPVDTDLSALDDDAPEGRTP
- a CDS encoding aldo/keto reductase — protein: MRTVTMAGKELPALGQGTWYLGEGRAPREEEIKALRAGFDAGMTLVDTAEMYGDGAAETVVGDALGDVRDEIFIVDKVLPTHASREGVAAACERSLERLGTEHIDLFLLHWRLDEVWLDEVIEGMDDLMRNGSVGAWGVSNFDPEDISDLLAETGGPGCATDQVLYNLTRRGPELDLFPLLQKHGIPVMAYSPIEQARLLRHGAGLDALTRVAAGYDASPAQVALAWTIRSGDVIAIPRTGSPAHAQENALAGDLTLSEEDLATLDAAFGVPPSPVPLDVL
- a CDS encoding DUF3100 domain-containing protein; amino-acid sequence: MAEILEAPESAPEPNVDAAPASVPEVLRMTLRSRQLWIVIGFTVLVAAIAELIGKVVIPAGVADIVILPMVWGLIMAGVISSQKWKPLGLDIQAVANAMMTVMVLVLLAHLSFTIGPNTMVLFNAGPALLLQELGHLLGTLVLALPLAVLLRMGPATVGATFSIDREGSFAMVSEKYGTDSPQYRGVLSMYAFGTLFGAVTVGIIASVSSSLKIFDPLALAMGSGVGSGSMMAAATGAVASAHPEVASEVTAMAATSNLITTVLGVYVGMWVALPLADKLYKLLTRRKAQVDTTSAVRMTSLDVPHVAVPTWLTLGSVSVIGIVVATINTRSFSMNFVWCFVILSALVGFSIWISKLTHGKISAMLLTVTLGALITTPISPIADVVVSTTQSVPFLAICTLVLTIAGLSLGKDIPALKAIGWKIIPVGIVAIASSYIFSVIVAEFALGMWG
- a CDS encoding alpha/beta fold hydrolase, with product MTSWDTAGSEDEFALIGQAAEELGLAAPPVIRVGDAVSALVWGDGPAQVVLLHGMALNAHTWDTTLLHWSAMGDAAQREAAGQGVNVVAVDLPGHGDSAWREDSDYSPATLAGALSPFLDQLLDDGVLAGPLTLVGHSLGGLTAIDLAAGRDDVAHVITLDSLPGLVESGQGAGDFMEKLRAMVGGPTVFASRDQIVAQALALGFGGKSEAAVRRGVIHNTRVRADGQVEWKHHIARLGVDDLVSTLGDPAAGWERLASLASALDVITASNGVISPAQLDKLRQIRPGSRIITLDSGHNLQEDAPQGLADALARLT
- a CDS encoding PIN domain-containing protein; its protein translation is MDAGPGINFFSIHKERLLFATLGALSIPETVREEIQRKSKHDHRFSAASGVLAKAPESLLNILSDDVTDELAGAVERICRIPFHQRLLQSKDLGETMVVAHAAIAAETGENVIVLIDDGGGRRLAASEARRLDRMRHAGKQVGTISLIGTVTVLERAAGGAHLPDRAALRTLYQRLRGLDDGVPPLASTNLMDLSCWSRQK
- a CDS encoding rhodanese-like domain-containing protein → METPVVEVSIDDLASERSGEGAPVVLDVREDWERGIVSIPDDRWVPLGRIREGGWSAVADAVADPAGNAPAEVVVYCKAGVRSAEAVRLLSAGAPAGTRLRSLAGGVLAVPGAPRY